In Mycobacterium tuberculosis H37Rv, a single window of DNA contains:
- the tgs3 gene encoding diacyglycerol O-acyltransferase (triacylglycerol synthase), whose product MVTRLSASDASFYQLENTATPMYVGLLLILRRPRAGLSYEALLETVEQRLPQIPRYRQKVQEVKLGLARPVWIDDRDFDITYHVRRSALPSPGSDEQLHELIARLAARPLDKSRPLWEMYLVEGLEKNRIALYTKSHQALINGVTALAIGHVIADRTRRPPAFPEDIWVPERDPGTTRLLLRAVGDWLVRPGAQLQAVGSAVAGLVTNSGQLVETGRKVLDIARTVARGTAPSSPLNATVSRNRRFTVARASLDDYRTVRARYDCDSTTWC is encoded by the coding sequence GTGGTCACCCGGTTGTCTGCATCGGACGCCTCCTTCTATCAGCTGGAGAACACAGCCACCCCAATGTATGTCGGGTTGCTGTTGATCCTGCGCCGTCCGCGTGCCGGATTGAGCTACGAGGCACTGCTGGAAACCGTCGAACAGCGGCTGCCGCAGATACCGCGCTATCGTCAGAAAGTCCAGGAAGTGAAATTGGGCCTGGCCAGGCCGGTGTGGATCGACGATCGCGACTTCGACATCACCTACCACGTCCGGCGGTCGGCCCTGCCGTCGCCGGGTAGTGACGAGCAACTGCACGAGCTGATCGCACGGCTGGCCGCTCGGCCGCTGGACAAATCGCGGCCATTGTGGGAGATGTATCTCGTCGAGGGTCTGGAAAAGAATCGCATTGCCCTCTACACCAAGTCGCACCAAGCCCTGATCAACGGGGTGACCGCGCTGGCGATAGGCCACGTGATCGCCGACCGGACGCGGCGTCCACCGGCGTTTCCGGAAGACATCTGGGTCCCGGAACGGGACCCCGGCACCACGCGGTTGCTGCTGCGCGCGGTCGGGGACTGGCTGGTGCGGCCGGGCGCACAACTACAGGCCGTCGGATCCGCGGTCGCCGGGTTGGTAACGAATTCCGGCCAACTCGTCGAGACGGGCCGCAAGGTTCTCGATATCGCCCGCACGGTGGCACGGGGCACCGCGCCCAGTAGCCCGCTCAATGCCACCGTGTCGCGTAATCGGCGATTTACGGTTGCCCGTGCAAGTCTTGATGACTATCGCACGGTGCGGGCTCGCTACGACTGTGACTCCACGACGTGGTGCTGA
- a CDS encoding integral membrane transport protein → MEVSRALLFELGVLLAVLAVLGAVARRFALSPIPVYLLAGLSLGNGGILGVAAAGEFIATGAPIGVVLLLLALGLEFSATEFASSLRHHLPSAGVDIVLNATPGAVAGWLLGLDGVAILGLAGVTYISSSGVIARLLEDLRRLGNRETPAVLSVLVLEDFAMAAYLPLFAVLATDGSWLEAVVGMTVAIAALLGAFAASYRWGHHVGRLVTHPDSEQLLLRVLGITLIVAAVAESLHASAAVGAFLVGLTLTGETADRARMVLTPLRDLFATIFFLGIGLSVDPGKLVSMLPVALALAAVTAATKVATGMFAARREGVARRGQLRAGTALVARGEFSLIIIGLAGASIPGVAALATAYVFVMAIVGPILARYTGGGLPAAAVASN, encoded by the coding sequence GTGGAGGTTTCGAGGGCGCTGTTGTTTGAGCTCGGCGTCCTGTTGGCGGTGCTTGCGGTGCTGGGTGCAGTGGCACGACGATTCGCGTTGTCGCCGATTCCGGTGTATTTGTTGGCGGGTTTGTCGTTAGGCAATGGCGGCATCTTGGGGGTGGCCGCCGCCGGTGAGTTCATCGCTACCGGTGCGCCCATCGGTGTCGTGTTGTTGCTTTTGGCCCTGGGTCTGGAGTTTTCTGCGACCGAGTTCGCCAGCAGTCTGCGCCACCACCTGCCGTCGGCGGGTGTCGATATCGTCCTCAACGCCACGCCCGGTGCGGTGGCGGGCTGGCTTTTGGGGTTGGACGGTGTTGCCATCCTCGGTCTGGCCGGGGTCACCTACATTTCCTCCTCGGGTGTGATCGCGCGGCTGTTGGAGGACCTGCGTCGGCTCGGCAACCGGGAAACGCCGGCTGTGCTGTCGGTGCTGGTGCTCGAAGACTTCGCGATGGCGGCCTACTTGCCGCTGTTCGCGGTTCTCGCGACAGACGGCAGCTGGCTCGAGGCGGTCGTGGGCATGACGGTGGCGATCGCCGCTTTGCTTGGGGCGTTCGCGGCGTCGTATCGTTGGGGTCATCATGTCGGCCGGTTGGTGACTCATCCTGATTCCGAACAATTGTTGTTGCGGGTGCTGGGCATCACCTTGATCGTGGCGGCGGTGGCCGAGTCGCTGCACGCGTCGGCGGCTGTGGGTGCGTTTCTGGTAGGCCTCACGCTTACCGGGGAGACCGCAGACCGGGCACGCATGGTGCTGACTCCGCTGCGTGACTTGTTCGCCACGATCTTCTTCCTGGGAATCGGCCTGTCGGTTGACCCGGGAAAGCTCGTTTCAATGCTTCCGGTAGCGCTGGCCCTGGCCGCTGTCACCGCAGCGACCAAGGTGGCCACCGGGATGTTCGCTGCCCGGCGGGAGGGAGTGGCACGGCGTGGGCAGCTGCGTGCTGGCACCGCGCTCGTTGCCCGGGGGGAGTTTTCTTTGATCATCATCGGGCTGGCCGGTGCCTCGATCCCGGGGGTTGCCGCCTTGGCCACGGCGTATGTGTTCGTCATGGCGATCGTCGGTCCGATACTGGCCCGCTACACCGGCGGTGGGCTGCCGGCCGCCGCAGTAGCTTCGAACTAG
- a CDS encoding integral membrane protein, with amino-acid sequence MKRYLTIIYGAASYLVFLVAFGYAIGFVGDVVVPRTVDHAIAAPIGQAVVVNLVLLGVFAVQHSVMARQGFKRWWTRFVPPSIERSTYVLLASVALLLLYWQWRTMPAVIWDVRQPAGRVALWALFWLGWATVLTSTFMINHFELFGLRQVYLAWRGKPYTEIGFQAHLLYRWVRHPIMLGFVVAFWATPMMTAGHLLFAIGATGYILVALQFEERDLLAALGDQYRDYRREVSMLLPWPHRHT; translated from the coding sequence ATGAAGCGTTATTTGACGATCATTTACGGGGCCGCGAGCTATCTGGTATTCCTGGTTGCCTTCGGGTATGCGATCGGTTTCGTCGGCGACGTAGTGGTGCCACGAACCGTAGATCACGCGATCGCGGCGCCGATCGGCCAGGCGGTCGTGGTCAACTTGGTGCTGCTGGGCGTGTTCGCCGTCCAACATAGCGTGATGGCACGACAGGGTTTCAAACGCTGGTGGACTCGATTCGTGCCGCCCTCGATCGAGCGCAGCACCTATGTACTGCTGGCCAGCGTTGCGCTGTTGTTGCTGTACTGGCAATGGCGAACGATGCCGGCGGTCATCTGGGACGTGCGGCAGCCGGCTGGCCGGGTGGCGTTGTGGGCGTTGTTCTGGCTCGGGTGGGCCACGGTGTTGACGTCGACTTTCATGATCAATCATTTCGAATTGTTCGGCCTACGGCAGGTGTATTTGGCTTGGCGCGGAAAGCCGTACACCGAGATCGGTTTTCAGGCTCATCTGCTCTACCGGTGGGTACGCCACCCGATCATGCTCGGATTCGTCGTCGCGTTCTGGGCGACGCCCATGATGACGGCGGGGCACTTGCTTTTCGCGATCGGCGCGACGGGCTACATCTTGGTCGCGTTGCAGTTCGAAGAGCGCGACCTACTCGCGGCGCTGGGCGACCAATACCGCGATTACCGCCGCGAGGTGTCGATGTTGTTGCCGTGGCCGCACCGGCATACCTGA